One window of Papaver somniferum cultivar HN1 chromosome 9, ASM357369v1, whole genome shotgun sequence genomic DNA carries:
- the LOC113308545 gene encoding mediator of RNA polymerase II transcription subunit 15a-like isoform X1, translating to MDATDWRTQLQADSRQRIVTKILETLKRHLPISGPEALVELNKIAEKFEKKISSAATSQSDYLRKISLKMLAMETKSNASASSHPQYPAEVIELDYGSPNTSEADQ from the exons ATGGACGCTACTGATTGGAGAACACAACTTCAAGCTGATTCTCGACAGAGAATTGTTACTAAGAT ACTGGAAACTCTGAAGAGACACCTTCCAATTTCTGGCCCGGAGGCATTGGTAGAGCTCAATAAAATTGCTGAAAAGTTCGAGAAAAAGATATCTAGTGCTGCTACAAGCCAG TCGGATTATCTACGAAAAATCTCTCTTAAGATGCTGGCGATGGAGACTAAATCCAACGCGTCTGCCAGTAGCCACCCACAGTATCCAG CTGAAGTCATAGAGTTGGACTATGGTTCCCCCAACACTTCTGAAGCTGATCAGTAG
- the LOC113308545 gene encoding mediator of RNA polymerase II transcription subunit 15a-like isoform X2: MDATDWRTQLQADSRQRIVTKILETLKRHLPISGPEALVELNKIAEKFEKKSDYLRKISLKMLAMETKSNASASSHPQYPAEVIELDYGSPNTSEADQ; the protein is encoded by the exons ATGGACGCTACTGATTGGAGAACACAACTTCAAGCTGATTCTCGACAGAGAATTGTTACTAAGAT ACTGGAAACTCTGAAGAGACACCTTCCAATTTCTGGCCCGGAGGCATTGGTAGAGCTCAATAAAATTGCTGAAAAGTTCGAGAAAAAG TCGGATTATCTACGAAAAATCTCTCTTAAGATGCTGGCGATGGAGACTAAATCCAACGCGTCTGCCAGTAGCCACCCACAGTATCCAG CTGAAGTCATAGAGTTGGACTATGGTTCCCCCAACACTTCTGAAGCTGATCAGTAG